In one Acipenser ruthenus chromosome 10, fAciRut3.2 maternal haplotype, whole genome shotgun sequence genomic region, the following are encoded:
- the LOC117400351 gene encoding homeobox protein Hox-D13-like: MLKAGVMEEAGGDSSSYQCRSVLPSVFGAHSSRIASASTAYSIANRTNPLSSDHSITQFPPRAGSTASPNTSIGYGCHFGNSYYGYKMPHGVGVEQNAMKETAHAPMGKYSMEKYMDMSGLSNTTVNCNEIPPRTKEFTWYPDYTGSYPRIPGYIEVPVVPTRTAPSDPRPEALIQMEGYQPWTLPKGWNGPFYCAREQTHTSHHIWKSSLAGEIAFNQPEANIYRRGRKKRVPYTKLQLRELEREYAISKFITKDKRQRISISTNLSERQVTIWFQNRRVKDKKIDSKLKDFV, translated from the exons ATGCTTAAAGCAGGAGTAATGGAAGAAGCGGGAGGGGATAGTTCCTCATACCAGTGCAGGAGTGTTTTGCCTTCTGTTTTTGGAGCTCATTCCAGCCGGATTGCATCAGCGTCAACCGCATACTCAATAGCAAACCGGACGAACCCTCTAAGCTCCGATCATTCAATAACACAATTTCCACCTCGGGCAGGCTCAACAGCCTCTCCTAACACGTCTATCGGTTACGGTTGTCATTTTGGAAATAGTTATTATGGTTACAAAATGCCCCACGGTGTTGGAGTCGAACAGAACGCAATGAAAGAAACTGCACATGCGCCTATGGGCAAATATTCAATGGAGAAGTACATGGATATGTCTGGTTTGTCCAACACAACTGTAAACTGTAACGAAATACCGCCAAGGACTAAGGAATTTACATGGTATCCAGACTACACAGGCTCATACCCGCGGATTCCAGGGTACATTGAGGTACCAGTGGTACCAACACGAACTGCTCCCAGTGATCCGAGGCCTGAGGCGCTAATACAAATGGAGGGCTACCAGCCTTGGACGTTGCCTAAGGGCTGGAACGGTCCATTTTATTGTGCAAGAGAACAAACACATACATCTCATCATATCTGGAAGTCATCACTTGCAG ggGAGATTGCGTTCAACCAACCAGAAGCTAATATTTACCGACGTGGGAGGAAGAAAAGGGTGCCATACACAAAACTGCAGCTTAGGGAACTTGAACGCGAATACGCTATTAGCAAGTTCATTACCAAAGATAAGAGGCAAAGGATTTCAATATCAACCAACCTCTCAGAAAGACAAGTCACAATTTGGTTTCAAAATCGAAGGGTGAAGGATAAGAAAATTGATTCAAAGCTTAAAGACTTCGTATAG